A genomic stretch from Mycobacterium cookii includes:
- a CDS encoding 3-carboxyethylcatechol 2,3-dioxygenase, which translates to MSHSPLLNLPGPSQDLLDDIDGALGQARDFVADFDPQVVVIFAPDHYNGFFYKLMPPFCIGTDAQGVGDYGTHKGPLDVPEATAVACAKAVLSAGVDVAISASMDVDHGTVQPLEMLFGKATARQVIPIFINSVATPLGPLHRCRTLGTAVGSYLATLGKRVLVVGSGGLSHDPPVPTLATATPPVVERIVHGKPMTPEGRQARQTAVMNAARSFASGDSALQPLNPEFDKQFLDILDSGHLDELDKWSNAFIAKEGGNSAHEIRTWVAAFAALAAAGPYQTDVRYYRPVPELIAGFAVRTAVQA; encoded by the coding sequence ATGTCCCACAGCCCGCTGCTGAATCTGCCCGGACCGTCGCAGGACCTCCTTGATGACATCGACGGCGCGCTCGGCCAGGCAAGGGATTTCGTCGCGGACTTCGATCCGCAGGTCGTCGTCATCTTTGCTCCCGATCACTACAACGGCTTCTTCTACAAGCTGATGCCTCCGTTCTGCATCGGCACCGACGCGCAAGGCGTCGGTGACTACGGCACCCACAAAGGCCCGCTCGATGTCCCCGAAGCCACGGCTGTTGCCTGCGCGAAGGCGGTGTTGTCCGCCGGAGTCGACGTCGCGATTTCGGCGAGCATGGACGTCGATCACGGCACCGTGCAGCCGTTGGAGATGTTGTTCGGCAAGGCGACAGCCCGCCAGGTGATCCCGATCTTCATCAACTCCGTCGCCACGCCGCTGGGACCGCTGCACCGGTGCCGGACGCTCGGCACGGCGGTCGGTAGCTACCTGGCGACATTGGGCAAGCGCGTGCTGGTGGTGGGATCCGGTGGCCTGTCGCATGATCCGCCCGTTCCGACGTTGGCGACGGCGACACCGCCGGTGGTCGAGCGGATCGTGCACGGCAAGCCGATGACCCCCGAGGGACGGCAGGCGCGGCAGACCGCGGTGATGAACGCGGCCAGGAGCTTCGCGAGCGGAGACAGCGCCCTTCAGCCGCTCAACCCGGAATTCGACAAGCAATTCCTCGACATCCTCGACAGCGGGCACCTCGACGAGCTGGACAAATGGTCGAACGCCTTCATCGCGAAGGAGGGCGGTAACTCCGCGCACGAAATCCGCACCTGGGTCGCGGCTTTCGCGGCGCTGGCGGCGGCCGGGCCGTACCAGACGGATGTCCGCTACTACCGGCCGGTGCCGGAACTGATCGCCGGCTTCGCGGTCCGGACGGCGGTGCAGGCGTGA
- a CDS encoding bifunctional 3-(3-hydroxy-phenyl)propionate/3-hydroxycinnamic acid hydroxylase, with the protein MATAGHNGAEADVYDADVVIVGAGPVGLTLANILGLQGVGVLVLEERESLIDYPRGVGLDDESLRTFQAIGLVDKILPHTVPNQILRFVDAKRRVLAEMAPPDARFGWPKRNGFVQPLVDAELLRGLDRFDHVEVRWAHPMVSCSEFADAVTVEAGSDGRTSTVRARYLVGCDGGRSATRRLMGVSFDGTTSPTRWLVVDIANDPLGHPNSEVGADPQRPYASISIAHGIRRFEFMIHADETDEQAEDPAFLERMLAMFVPYPDRVDVIRHRLYTHHSRIADAFRRGRMLLAGDAAHLMPVWQGQGYNSGIRDAANLGWKLAAVVNGAAGDRLLDTYDVERRKHARAMIDLSTLVGRVISPTNRRVAGVRDALIRSASIVPTLKRYVLEMRFKPMPRYEQGAVVHSQPRNPASPVGTLFIQPTVDTRERQNVLLDDVLGEWFAVLCWNNNPRAILGDKAFAQWQQLGATFIAARPQSQLQWTGHDDPDVTIVGDRTGQIKAWFDTQKESVLFLRPDRCIAGASIAQLAPELSASLFDVLTLTPGGNRAARPVLHVPQPAAESARTVAGPP; encoded by the coding sequence ATGGCGACCGCTGGGCACAATGGCGCCGAAGCCGACGTCTACGATGCAGACGTCGTGATCGTCGGCGCCGGCCCAGTGGGTCTGACGCTGGCGAACATCCTTGGCCTGCAAGGTGTTGGCGTGCTGGTGCTCGAGGAGCGGGAATCGCTCATCGACTACCCCCGCGGCGTCGGACTCGATGACGAGTCGCTGCGCACCTTCCAGGCGATCGGTCTGGTCGACAAGATCCTGCCGCACACGGTGCCCAATCAGATCCTGCGTTTCGTCGACGCCAAACGCCGGGTGCTCGCCGAAATGGCCCCGCCCGACGCGCGTTTCGGGTGGCCGAAGCGCAATGGCTTCGTGCAGCCGCTCGTCGACGCCGAATTGCTCCGTGGCTTGGACCGGTTCGACCACGTCGAGGTCCGCTGGGCCCATCCGATGGTGTCCTGCAGCGAATTCGCCGACGCGGTCACCGTCGAAGCCGGCAGCGACGGGCGCACGTCCACCGTGCGTGCCCGCTACCTGGTCGGCTGCGACGGTGGACGCAGCGCGACCCGTCGGCTGATGGGTGTGAGCTTCGACGGCACCACGTCGCCCACCCGGTGGCTCGTCGTCGATATCGCCAACGATCCACTCGGACACCCCAACAGCGAGGTCGGCGCCGACCCGCAGCGCCCCTACGCCTCGATCTCGATCGCGCACGGTATCCGCCGGTTCGAGTTCATGATCCACGCCGACGAAACCGACGAGCAGGCTGAGGATCCCGCGTTCCTGGAGCGCATGCTCGCCATGTTCGTGCCGTATCCCGATCGCGTCGACGTCATTCGGCATCGCCTTTACACTCACCACTCCCGCATCGCGGATGCGTTCCGCCGTGGGCGGATGCTGCTGGCCGGAGACGCCGCGCACCTGATGCCGGTGTGGCAGGGGCAGGGCTACAACAGCGGAATCCGCGATGCGGCGAATCTCGGCTGGAAGCTGGCGGCAGTGGTGAACGGCGCCGCAGGCGACCGGCTGCTGGACACCTATGACGTCGAACGCCGCAAGCACGCCCGGGCGATGATCGACCTGTCCACCTTGGTCGGCCGGGTGATCTCGCCGACCAACCGCCGCGTCGCCGGCGTGCGCGATGCGCTGATCCGGTCGGCCTCGATTGTGCCGACGCTCAAGCGATATGTGCTCGAGATGCGGTTCAAACCGATGCCGCGTTACGAGCAGGGTGCTGTCGTGCACTCGCAGCCCCGCAACCCGGCGTCTCCGGTGGGCACGTTGTTCATCCAGCCCACCGTCGACACCCGGGAACGGCAGAACGTCCTGCTCGACGACGTCCTCGGTGAATGGTTCGCGGTGCTGTGCTGGAACAACAATCCGCGGGCAATCTTGGGCGACAAAGCATTTGCGCAGTGGCAGCAGTTGGGCGCGACGTTCATCGCAGCGCGGCCGCAATCGCAACTGCAGTGGACCGGTCACGACGATCCGGACGTGACGATCGTCGGGGATCGCACCGGGCAGATCAAGGCCTGGTTCGACACCCAGAAGGAATCCGTGCTTTTCCTGCGCCCCGATCGCTGTATCGCGGGTGCGTCCATCGCCCAACTCGCTCCGGAGCTGAGCGCGTCGCTTTTCGACGTCCTCACCTTGACACCGGGAGGAAACCGTGCCGCTCGCCCTGTGCTGCATGTCCCACAGCCCGCTGCTGAATCTGCCCGGACCGTCGCAGGACCTCCTTGA
- a CDS encoding alpha/beta fold hydrolase: MAEHESVWSDLQGVSFTQGYLDAGGVRTRYLHAGDLAQPALILLHGSGGHAEAYVRNLEAHAEHFSTWSIDMLGHGYTDKPGHPLEISHYVDHLLAFLDAIGVQRAHLSGESLGGWVVSRAAVDHPDKVDRLVLNTAGGSQADPEVMKRIITLSVAAAEDPNWETVQARIKWLMADKSKDYDDLVASRQRVYRQPGFVSAMRDIMALQDPEIRARNLLGPNDYGSITAPTLVLWTSDDPTADVTEGRRIASMIPGARFEVMPGCGHWPQYEDAKTFDRLHIDFLLGR, from the coding sequence GTGGCCGAGCACGAAAGCGTGTGGAGTGACCTGCAAGGTGTGTCGTTCACGCAGGGTTACCTGGACGCCGGCGGTGTGCGAACCCGTTACCTGCACGCGGGTGATTTAGCCCAGCCGGCACTGATCCTGCTGCACGGTTCCGGCGGTCACGCCGAGGCGTACGTCCGCAACCTCGAGGCGCACGCCGAGCATTTCTCGACGTGGTCGATCGACATGCTGGGGCACGGCTACACCGACAAGCCTGGCCACCCACTGGAGATCAGCCACTACGTCGATCATCTGCTCGCCTTTCTCGATGCGATCGGTGTGCAGCGCGCCCACCTGTCCGGCGAATCGCTCGGCGGTTGGGTGGTGTCCCGCGCCGCCGTCGATCACCCCGACAAGGTCGACCGGTTGGTACTCAACACCGCGGGCGGTTCGCAGGCCGATCCCGAGGTGATGAAGCGGATCATCACGTTGTCGGTGGCTGCCGCCGAAGACCCGAACTGGGAAACCGTTCAAGCGCGGATCAAGTGGTTGATGGCCGACAAGTCGAAGGATTACGACGACCTGGTCGCGAGTCGGCAGCGGGTCTACCGTCAACCAGGTTTCGTCTCGGCGATGCGTGACATCATGGCGTTGCAGGACCCCGAGATCCGGGCTCGTAACCTGTTGGGTCCGAACGACTATGGCTCGATCACCGCGCCCACCCTGGTGCTGTGGACCAGCGACGACCCGACCGCCGACGTCACCGAAGGCCGCCGGATCGCGTCGATGATCCCCGGTGCGCGGTTCGAGGTGATGCCCGGTTGCGGGCACTGGCCGCAGTATGAGGACGCCAAAACCTTCGACCGCCTGCACATCGACTTCTTGCTGGGCCGCTGA
- a CDS encoding IclR family transcriptional regulator → MRDAPPNTAPGSQTLARGLTALQLVADAPAGLTVQQVADGIGVHRTIAYRLLATLAQFRFVAKGEDGRYRPAAGLAVLGASFDRNVRQLSVPILRALADDLGTTVSLLVAEGDQQVAIAVIVPTQVAYQLAFHEGSRYPLDRGAAGIALLASLPPRPDERALVVSAREQGWVITHGEIEPNTYGLAVPVHRDPPSAPACINLISHREDVVVRGKDAVIKAAKELSAILN, encoded by the coding sequence ATGCGGGACGCACCGCCGAACACCGCACCCGGATCGCAGACGCTTGCCCGGGGACTGACCGCGCTACAACTGGTGGCCGATGCCCCCGCTGGGCTGACCGTCCAGCAGGTCGCCGACGGGATCGGCGTGCACCGGACGATCGCCTACCGTCTGCTGGCCACGCTGGCGCAGTTCCGATTCGTCGCCAAGGGCGAAGACGGCCGCTACCGGCCGGCTGCGGGTCTGGCGGTGCTCGGCGCGTCGTTCGATCGCAATGTCCGCCAGCTGAGCGTGCCGATCCTGCGCGCTCTGGCCGACGACCTGGGTACCACGGTGTCGTTGTTGGTCGCCGAGGGCGACCAACAGGTCGCGATCGCGGTGATCGTACCGACGCAGGTCGCCTATCAGTTGGCGTTCCACGAGGGCAGTCGGTATCCGCTGGACCGGGGCGCGGCGGGTATCGCGCTGCTGGCCAGCCTGCCCCCTCGGCCCGACGAGCGTGCCCTGGTGGTCAGCGCACGCGAGCAAGGCTGGGTGATCACCCACGGTGAGATCGAGCCGAACACCTACGGTTTGGCGGTCCCGGTGCATCGCGACCCGCCGTCTGCGCCGGCGTGCATCAACTTGATCTCGCATCGCGAAGACGTAGTCGTGCGCGGCAAGGACGCAGTCATCAAGGCGGCCAAGGAATTATCGGCCATTCTCAACTGA
- a CDS encoding FAD-dependent oxidoreductase encodes MPAWDHDVDVVVLGSGGAALTAALTAATNGASVAVYEKSATFGGTTAVSGGVVWIPAHDRSPDGELSVADALSYLRAQSLGSMDDAMVDTFVRTGPAMLDFVEAHSRLHFEIATGFPDYKPELPGGQPGGGRSLTVTPVDLNQLGEWRDRITAFPQDWSNVGFDAETRARLHAGADENADLCVAGTALIAGLLKGLLDAGVTPQTNARAVELIAEDGEIVGVRVDSDGRQLAVRARHGVILGTGGFEWDPVLANAFLRGPMHGAVSPPNNTGDGLRMAMAHGADLANMGEAWWVPVVQIPGDTIDGHPRSRSVRLERTRPRCIIVNRAGKRFVNEACDYNSMAGAFHYLDPRDGYINDPAWMVFDSLHLKRYGFLGVEPEGPVPDWFCKSADLRELAEKTGIAIDGLTRTIEAWNHHVEDGSDPDFGRGSSAYDGYWGDDRATTLAGKTLGPVDTAPFYAVPISVGAMGTKGGPRTDRDGRVLHVSGAPIPGLFAAGNAMGGVTGRAYGGAGGTLGPAMVFGYRAGHAAATGKSVD; translated from the coding sequence ATGCCTGCCTGGGACCACGACGTCGACGTCGTTGTGCTCGGTAGTGGCGGAGCCGCTCTCACGGCTGCCCTGACCGCCGCGACTAACGGTGCCTCGGTGGCGGTCTACGAGAAATCCGCGACGTTCGGTGGCACCACCGCGGTTTCGGGCGGCGTGGTGTGGATTCCGGCGCACGACCGCTCACCCGACGGCGAGCTGTCGGTCGCCGACGCGTTGAGTTATCTGCGCGCGCAGTCGCTGGGTTCGATGGACGACGCAATGGTCGACACCTTCGTTCGGACCGGCCCGGCGATGCTCGACTTCGTCGAGGCACACAGCCGCCTGCATTTCGAAATCGCCACCGGCTTTCCCGATTACAAGCCGGAACTGCCCGGCGGCCAGCCGGGTGGCGGCCGCTCGCTGACCGTGACTCCGGTCGACCTCAACCAACTCGGCGAGTGGCGGGACCGCATCACCGCGTTCCCCCAGGACTGGTCGAACGTCGGCTTCGACGCCGAGACCCGGGCCCGCCTGCATGCCGGGGCGGACGAAAACGCCGACCTCTGCGTGGCCGGCACGGCGCTGATCGCCGGCCTGCTGAAGGGGTTGCTGGACGCCGGGGTGACGCCGCAGACCAATGCCCGCGCGGTGGAACTGATCGCCGAAGACGGCGAGATCGTCGGGGTGCGAGTGGATTCGGACGGTCGGCAGTTGGCTGTGCGCGCCCGTCACGGCGTCATTCTGGGTACCGGCGGCTTTGAGTGGGATCCGGTGTTGGCCAACGCTTTTCTGCGTGGGCCGATGCACGGCGCCGTCTCGCCGCCGAACAACACCGGCGACGGCCTGCGGATGGCGATGGCCCACGGCGCCGACCTGGCCAATATGGGCGAAGCATGGTGGGTGCCGGTCGTGCAGATCCCCGGCGACACGATCGACGGGCATCCCCGCAGTCGCAGCGTGCGACTCGAGCGCACCCGCCCACGCTGCATCATCGTCAACCGGGCCGGGAAGCGATTCGTCAACGAGGCATGCGATTACAACTCGATGGCCGGTGCGTTTCACTACCTCGACCCGCGCGACGGCTACATCAACGACCCGGCCTGGATGGTGTTCGACTCGCTGCACCTGAAGCGCTACGGGTTCCTCGGTGTCGAGCCAGAGGGCCCCGTTCCCGACTGGTTCTGCAAGTCGGCGGACCTGCGCGAGCTGGCCGAGAAGACCGGCATCGCGATTGACGGGCTCACCCGCACCATCGAGGCCTGGAACCACCACGTCGAGGACGGCTCGGATCCTGACTTCGGCCGTGGCTCAAGCGCTTACGACGGCTACTGGGGAGACGACCGCGCGACCACGCTGGCCGGCAAGACACTCGGCCCGGTCGACACCGCGCCGTTCTACGCCGTTCCGATCTCGGTCGGCGCCATGGGAACCAAGGGCGGTCCACGCACCGACCGCGACGGGCGCGTGCTGCACGTCAGTGGCGCACCGATACCGGGCCTGTTCGCCGCCGGCAACGCGATGGGCGGCGTGACCGGACGCGCATATGGCGGTGCCGGCGGAACCCTGGGCCCGGCAATGGTTTTCGGCTACCGCGCTGGCCACGCCGCGGCGACCGGAAAGTCCGTCGACTAG
- a CDS encoding SDR family oxidoreductase, with product MNNEVLVVIGVGGMGVSIARRVGAGKTIVLADINAAGLEATASGLTDDGHHVLTREVDVTSRSSVAAVAETAQAAGRVTAVVHTAGLSPEQASAEAVLAVDLLGVALSIDEFGKVIEPGGAGVVIASMAGHMQPTLDPAVQQQLATVPPEDLLGLDACAGITSSQAAYPFAKRANQIRVAAAAAAWGERGARINSISPGIISTAMGRLELGGQSGAMMRAMVDNSGLRRLGTPEDIAAATEFLLGPSAAFVTGTDLLVDGGVVGAIQTGTIDLAKAFANL from the coding sequence ATGAACAACGAAGTTCTGGTCGTCATCGGTGTCGGTGGAATGGGCGTATCGATCGCCCGTCGCGTCGGTGCCGGGAAAACGATTGTGCTCGCCGACATCAACGCCGCGGGACTGGAAGCCACTGCGAGCGGGCTCACCGACGACGGTCATCACGTGCTGACCCGCGAAGTCGACGTCACCTCGCGGAGCTCAGTGGCCGCGGTCGCCGAAACGGCCCAGGCGGCGGGCCGAGTCACCGCGGTCGTGCACACCGCGGGTCTGTCGCCGGAGCAGGCGTCGGCGGAGGCCGTGCTGGCCGTCGACCTGCTGGGTGTCGCATTGTCTATCGACGAGTTCGGCAAAGTGATCGAGCCCGGCGGCGCCGGTGTGGTGATTGCCAGCATGGCCGGTCATATGCAGCCGACGCTGGACCCCGCGGTTCAACAGCAGTTGGCTACGGTGCCCCCCGAAGACCTGCTCGGTCTGGACGCGTGCGCAGGCATCACCAGCAGCCAGGCGGCTTACCCATTCGCCAAGCGGGCCAACCAAATTCGGGTTGCCGCAGCGGCCGCGGCCTGGGGTGAACGCGGTGCCCGGATCAACTCCATCAGCCCCGGCATCATCTCCACGGCGATGGGACGACTGGAGTTGGGCGGCCAATCCGGCGCGATGATGCGCGCGATGGTCGACAACTCCGGCCTGCGGCGTCTCGGCACGCCCGAAGACATCGCGGCGGCCACCGAATTCCTGCTGGGTCCGTCGGCGGCGTTCGTCACCGGCACCGATCTGCTCGTCGACGGTGGGGTCGTCGGCGCAATCCAGACCGGCACAATCGATCTGGCGAAAGCGTTCGCTAACCTCTAG
- a CDS encoding SDR family NAD(P)-dependent oxidoreductase, with protein MQISGSSAIVVGGAGGLGEATVRRLHAAGAKVVIADLADDKGNALADELDARYVRTDATNTDDVNAALAEAESLGPLRISVDAHGGPASGGRLVGKDGSPLDLDGFKTTIDVYLTGVFNVLRLAAAAIARQEPLDEGARGVIINTASIAAYEGQIGQLPYAAAKGGVVGMTLVAARDLSPLGIRVVTIAPGTFLTPAYGKAGDQLEAYWGPQVPFPKRMGRSSEYGAFVQSIIENDYLNGEVIRLDGALRFPPK; from the coding sequence ATGCAGATCAGCGGGAGTTCAGCGATTGTCGTCGGCGGCGCAGGCGGTCTGGGCGAGGCCACAGTTCGCCGGCTGCATGCCGCGGGAGCCAAGGTGGTGATCGCCGACCTGGCCGACGACAAAGGCAACGCGCTCGCCGACGAGCTCGACGCCCGCTACGTCCGCACTGATGCGACGAACACCGACGATGTGAATGCAGCTTTGGCCGAGGCGGAATCACTTGGCCCGCTGCGCATCTCGGTGGACGCCCATGGCGGCCCGGCCAGCGGTGGCCGGTTGGTCGGCAAAGACGGCTCACCGCTCGACCTGGATGGCTTCAAGACGACGATCGACGTGTACCTGACCGGCGTCTTCAACGTGTTGCGGCTGGCCGCTGCCGCGATCGCCCGCCAGGAGCCGCTCGACGAGGGTGCCCGCGGCGTCATCATCAACACCGCATCGATCGCCGCCTACGAGGGCCAGATCGGCCAGTTGCCCTACGCGGCAGCCAAGGGCGGCGTCGTCGGCATGACACTGGTCGCGGCGCGCGACCTGTCCCCGCTCGGTATTCGCGTCGTCACCATCGCGCCCGGCACCTTCCTGACCCCGGCGTACGGCAAAGCGGGCGACCAGCTCGAGGCGTACTGGGGTCCGCAGGTTCCCTTCCCCAAGCGGATGGGACGGTCGAGCGAATACGGCGCCTTCGTGCAGAGCATCATCGAGAACGACTACCTCAACGGTGAGGTCATCCGGTTGGACGGCGCGCTGCGGTTCCCGCCGAAGTAA
- a CDS encoding enoyl-CoA hydratase/isomerase family protein, with product MYGMPTEIDVQADGPLRIITLNRPESLNSVNDDLHHGLAKLWQRMSDDLSARAAVITGAGRAFSAGGDFKYLEELSNDAALRAKTIADGREIVLGMARCRIPVVAAVNGPAVGLGCSLVALSDIVYIAEDAYLADPHVQVGLVAADGGPLTWPLHISLLLAKEYALTGARISAARAVELGLANHAVADPLDEAVKAARKILELPQQAVESTKRVLNVHLERAVLATIDYALSAENQSMQTEDFRNIVAKFNAGKN from the coding sequence ATGTATGGCATGCCGACCGAAATCGACGTCCAAGCCGACGGACCGCTGCGGATCATCACGCTGAATCGGCCCGAGTCACTCAACTCGGTCAACGACGACTTGCATCATGGGCTGGCCAAGCTGTGGCAGCGGATGAGTGACGACCTCAGTGCCCGCGCCGCGGTGATAACCGGTGCGGGACGGGCGTTTTCAGCCGGCGGTGACTTCAAGTATCTCGAAGAGTTGTCCAACGACGCGGCGTTGCGGGCCAAGACCATTGCGGATGGACGCGAGATCGTGCTGGGCATGGCGCGCTGCCGCATTCCGGTGGTGGCCGCGGTCAACGGGCCGGCGGTCGGCCTGGGCTGCAGCCTGGTCGCGCTGAGCGACATCGTCTACATCGCCGAGGACGCGTATCTCGCCGACCCGCACGTCCAGGTCGGACTGGTGGCCGCCGACGGTGGACCGCTGACCTGGCCGCTGCACATCAGCCTGCTGTTGGCCAAGGAGTACGCACTGACCGGTGCCCGCATCTCGGCTGCGCGGGCCGTCGAGCTCGGCCTGGCCAACCACGCCGTGGCCGACCCGCTCGACGAGGCGGTCAAGGCCGCCAGGAAGATTCTCGAATTGCCGCAGCAGGCGGTCGAGAGCACCAAGCGGGTGCTCAACGTTCACCTCGAACGCGCGGTGCTGGCGACGATCGACTATGCGCTGTCGGCGGAGAACCAGTCCATGCAGACAGAGGACTTCCGCAACATCGTCGCCAAGTTCAACGCCGGCAAGAACTGA
- a CDS encoding acyl-CoA dehydrogenase family protein: protein MDFRDSADEAEFRERLRGWLALHAKDFPSSGDEYWSRAGEWHRALYEGGFFGLSWPKEYGGQELPPVYDVILDEELARAAAPPRPSLGYLVAGLSRHASTELCGRFLPGMINGTERWCQGFSEPGAGSDLASLTTTATREGDNYVINGHKIWTSYSDVADWCLLLARTDPEAKRHRGISAFIIPMKQPGVQQRPLQMINGVTTEFGQVLFDGALVPAENMVGAPGEGWPLAMTVVGHEREPSTLGYAARYGKLVRQLAARVDGPPDEELAWAAVQTEMLTHHVRRRLSEQLDGVTHTSDGSLDKLLMTWVEQSVGHAALAVGGIDDPNSLSAYLYSRAQSVMGGTSQIQKNIIASRILGL from the coding sequence TTGGACTTCCGTGATTCTGCCGACGAAGCCGAGTTCAGGGAGCGGCTGAGAGGTTGGCTTGCGCTGCACGCCAAGGACTTTCCGAGCTCGGGCGACGAGTACTGGTCGCGGGCGGGGGAATGGCACCGCGCGTTGTATGAGGGCGGCTTCTTCGGGCTGTCCTGGCCGAAAGAATATGGCGGCCAGGAACTGCCGCCGGTCTACGACGTCATCCTCGACGAGGAACTGGCCCGCGCGGCCGCCCCGCCGCGGCCCAGCCTCGGCTACCTGGTCGCCGGCCTGAGCCGGCACGCCAGCACGGAGCTCTGCGGCCGGTTCCTGCCGGGAATGATCAACGGCACCGAGCGGTGGTGTCAGGGCTTCAGCGAGCCCGGCGCCGGTTCGGATCTCGCGTCGTTGACCACGACCGCCACCCGCGAAGGCGACAACTACGTCATCAACGGCCACAAGATCTGGACCAGCTACTCCGACGTCGCGGACTGGTGTCTGCTGTTGGCCCGCACCGATCCGGAAGCCAAGCGCCACCGCGGCATCTCGGCGTTCATCATCCCGATGAAACAGCCTGGCGTGCAACAGCGTCCGCTGCAGATGATCAACGGCGTCACCACCGAATTCGGTCAGGTGCTCTTCGACGGCGCGCTGGTGCCGGCCGAGAACATGGTGGGTGCCCCCGGCGAGGGCTGGCCGCTGGCGATGACGGTGGTCGGTCACGAACGCGAACCCTCCACGCTGGGCTACGCCGCGCGCTACGGGAAGCTCGTCCGCCAGCTCGCCGCGCGGGTTGATGGGCCGCCGGATGAGGAACTCGCTTGGGCCGCAGTGCAAACCGAGATGCTGACCCACCATGTCCGCCGGCGGCTGTCCGAACAGCTCGACGGGGTGACACATACCTCGGACGGGTCGCTGGACAAACTGCTGATGACCTGGGTCGAGCAGTCGGTCGGGCACGCGGCATTGGCCGTGGGCGGCATCGACGACCCGAATTCGCTGAGCGCTTACCTTTACAGCCGTGCGCAAAGCGTGATGGGCGGGACATCGCAGATCCAGAAGAACATCATCGCCTCACGAATATTGGGACTGTGA
- a CDS encoding acyl-CoA dehydrogenase family protein, translating to MDVRLTAEQQQLRDAAAKLADDLGPGSVAELADDARITRLDKQIHTTGWRSLRSDEASGVEVAIVAEEFGRGLVDAPFLGPVLADDLARHVGGDGTGSTIAIDGHAIDSRGFRRALTLDGTTVSASEIGSARDVVDLTRAAADLAGKPSAVGEVDSNAAQRWLALALATTSADLVGTARGAHTLACDYAKIREQYGKSIGSYQAIAHLLAESLALIEGSISILRHAAWAVDELSPAEAIRAGRYAKVYCARAARTVCETAIQVHGGIGNTWECLAHVYLRRALTSTQLWPVKLEEIDVGLP from the coding sequence ATGGATGTACGTCTGACAGCTGAACAGCAACAACTGCGCGACGCCGCGGCGAAACTAGCCGACGACCTCGGGCCGGGATCGGTAGCCGAGCTCGCCGACGACGCACGAATCACCCGGCTGGACAAGCAGATTCATACGACGGGCTGGCGATCGCTGCGATCTGACGAGGCCTCTGGGGTGGAGGTCGCCATCGTTGCCGAGGAATTCGGCCGCGGATTGGTCGACGCGCCGTTCCTCGGCCCGGTGCTGGCCGACGACCTGGCCCGCCATGTCGGCGGCGACGGCACCGGCTCGACCATCGCAATAGACGGACACGCGATCGACTCTCGCGGCTTCCGACGCGCATTGACGTTGGACGGTACGACCGTGTCGGCCAGCGAGATCGGTTCCGCGCGCGACGTCGTCGACCTCACCAGGGCCGCCGCTGATCTCGCCGGAAAGCCCTCGGCCGTCGGCGAAGTCGACTCCAACGCCGCGCAGCGGTGGCTGGCGCTCGCGCTGGCCACCACGTCGGCGGACCTGGTCGGCACCGCCCGCGGCGCGCACACCTTGGCGTGCGACTATGCGAAAATCCGCGAGCAGTACGGCAAGTCGATCGGCTCGTACCAGGCGATCGCGCATCTGCTCGCCGAAAGCCTGGCGCTGATCGAAGGGTCGATCAGCATCTTGCGGCACGCCGCGTGGGCGGTGGACGAACTGTCGCCGGCCGAGGCCATCCGCGCCGGCCGGTACGCCAAGGTCTACTGCGCGCGCGCCGCGCGCACGGTCTGCGAAACCGCGATCCAGGTGCACGGCGGCATCGGCAACACCTGGGAGTGCCTCGCGCACGTATATCTGCGCCGCGCGCTGACCTCGACTCAACTGTGGCCCGTCAAGCTGGAGGAGATCGACGTTGGACTTCCGTGA